From Salmo salar chromosome ssa09, Ssal_v3.1, whole genome shotgun sequence:
gacatggattgtgtatgtatgtcattcagagggtgaacaggcaagacaaaatatttaagtgcctttgaatggggtatagtagtaggtgccaggcgcacccgtttgtgtcaagaactgcaacgctgaggggcctcccaagtggcgcagcggtctaaggcacagaatcgcagtgctagaggcgtcactacagacccgggtttgatcccgggctgtatcacacccGGCCGTGATCGCGAGtgccatggggcggcacacaattgacccagcattgtatgggttaggggagggtttggccagcagggctcattgcactctagcgactccttgtggtgggccgggttcCTGACCTCGGTTGTCAGTTGAGTGTTTCCTcctacacattggtgcggctggctttcgggttaagcgggcgggagTTAAGAAGTACGGTttggtcatgtttcggaggatgcgtgactcgagcccgttggggagtttcagcgtttaaaaaaaaatgtattttacctttatttaactaggcaagtcagttaagaacaaattcttattttcaatgacagcctagaaacagtgggttaactgccttgttcaggggcagaacgacagattttttaccttgtcagctctgggatttcaacttgcaacctttcggttactaaccactaggctaccctgccgccccaagatCTAAATTGGtgtgaaaaagggggtaaaatacaacaacaaaatattTGTAAAATTAACTGCatcactgctgggtttttcacactcaacagtttgccgtgtgtatcaagaatggttccccacccaaagaacatccagacaacttgacacaactgtgggaagcattggagtcaacatgggccagcaatcCTTGTGGaatgcttgacaccttgtagagtccatgccgtgacgaattgaggctgttctggggtgcaactcaatattaggaaggtgatcCTAATGTTCGGTATACTCACTGTAGGTGTTATTGGTTCAAGCTTTTCATCAATGTGACTGAAAAAGTCATTGGAATGTAAAGCTTTTTCAAGACTTCTGATTACAGCAGTAGAAAGGAGAGAGTTCCATAAATAACCTCTACAACAGTCAGACAGCCTATGTGCCATCACAAGGTCATGTTCTCAACAAAATAACCTATTCAACAAGAAACTTTTTGTTCACGGCCTTGTTTGAGTGTTTGTAATGCATCTTATAGTGGAACTTTGGGTTACAGGCTGGGCAGAGCTCTATCTTACCAGGCCATGGAGATATGGTAGCTTTGTGGATCACATCCGAGGCCCTGGATTTGCAGTAGTCGGACTCCAGTAGACTGTTGAACAGTGTGGATTTCCCAGCGTTGGCTGTTCCTACCAGATACACGTCTCCCTTGTACTTCCACGATCTCTGAAGACTTGAGATTAGATTTTCTATTCCGTATCCCGTTTTGGCACTGATGAGGTGGGCATCTTTGATATTATCACTGGAAATGCCTACATCAGCACAGTACATAGAAAGCTGACGTTTAATCCTTTGCAAGTAGTTTTCAGAGTCTCCAGGGAGCAAGTCCACTTTATTACCCAGAACCACTATGTGTTTGTTTTCTCCAACAAGCTCTAGCAAGTCTGGTACTATGGAGTCTGGGATGTCCAGAAGATCTACAATCAACAGTACCAATGCTTTCTCTGATTTGACCCTGCGGACTATATCCCGATATTCCTCCTTGGACATCTTGACAGTCAATGCCTTTTGGTGGTGTGTGAGCAAGTAGCAACGTTGACAAATTGCCCTTTTCAATTCGTCTTCCTCTAGCAAAAGTTTATACTTCTCACTTGGAAGATAGCCTGCCACATCAGGTGCAATGCAGTGCATGACCGCGCCACATCCGTTGCAGCAGGTGTCACTGAGAGGTTCCTCCATATCTGGTGTACCATAGATTCTCTGCTGTCCTTTAAGTTTCTTTTTCTTACTTGTTTCCTTGAGAGGGAACCCTACATCATAAAACTCGATGAGAGAATCAGGGCTCACCGTCTCCAGTTTGGTGACGGTCCCATCTTTCAATGACCGCAGCTGTTGCTCCAGAGTCCTCTGCTGCTTCTCGGAGCCTGACCGTGGCGGCAACCTCTTGTCTTCTTTGGAAATCATGGGGACAGCATTCACATGGAGCTGACCACGAAGTTGGTCAACGTGACTATCTTCCGGCTCAATGTAGTCCATGAAAACaaattcctcctctttctctggcTCTATGGAGGCGTGTGTCCCctgattttttacatttttacccaGCTCTTGAGTTTCACCGCTTGCTCCTCTTGCAGTGCTGTAAAACCTGGTCATCCATGTGTCATTCAATACAAAAGGAAGTGCCTGATGGAAACCGCTTCCTCCAAACACAGAAGTATACTGCCTTGGTAGAGCAGGTGATGATATCCATTTGGTCCTATGCTTTACAGATCGACATGGAACGGAAAGATGTCGAGAACATTTACAAGTAACAAGTTCACGTAACGGGACTTGCAACAATTTATACATCTTTACAAACGAATACAATTGAATCATACATTAGAAACCACAGTGAGATAACATAACCTTGAATAAAAACGCATGTGTGTCGCTATTGCAAGAAACCATTAATATCCTGACAGGAACTTACGTAGCCGGAAAGGCCGTTTATTTACGTTTACAACTATTAAGATACGACATCTAATATAATAAAACATATTGTTTGTTAGAAAAACATTGATTATAATAGTTAATATTAGATCAGAGTAGTAAACATATTTAGTTAAGACTAATTTCTTGCACATCAAAATAATAACGTTGATATAGGAAGTGACGTTTAGGCTTGACCATAGATATTTTTTGTGTTCGTTTAGCAAAGTGTGTAACGTTAGACAGCGTTGAATCTGACACGGTTGATTATTTAAAAATCGGTTTCTGCTTATTTATGCGAACACTAGAGGGAATCAGCAGTAACCATGTATGACCAAGATGAAGGTTTGTTGGTATTTCAGCCATTTGAGTCGAATGCGTTAATTTTTACATAATGTAGTTAACTAGCTTGCTGCTAGCTAGCATACAGGCTAATATGCGCATCACCGCGAatagatagctacagtagctagcaagCATACTAGCGCTATGTAGCTTGCGCGGTTAACTAATTGCCTAGTTAATTAGTTGGCTGGTTTCACCAGACTAAACACCTAGCTATAATCACACTTTCAACTAGGTCTACTTATATGAAAATCGCATCATGCCATGTTGAAAAAACTAAAGTTAGCAAGTCTTTGAGGTCTGCAGATTTAAAATGCCTTTGTGTCTATCAGTTGTGCTGTTGAAAACTCCATGAACTAGTTAGGGCCTTGGCTAATGTTATGTCACTGCGTCTATATTCACTTCTTTGATGTCTTTTCTATGATCTATTAACCAATTCTGTGATCTCAGATATCCAATacgatgaggatgaggatgaaatCACCCCCGATTTATGGCAGGAAGCTTGCTGGATTGTTATCAGGTAAGATTATGCTCTTACCTATCTCTCCTATTTTTTTTGTATCATGTAGCATACACTATGCAGTTTTCTTATTTTCAAATAACACTATCCTCTCTGATGCGCCTTATAGTTCCTATTTTGATGAGAAGGGCCTGGTGCGACAGCAGCTGGACTCCTTTGACGAGTTCATCCAGATGTCTGTGCAGAGGATCGTGGAGGATGCCCCGCCCATTGACCTGCAGGCTGAGGCCCAGCACACCTCTGGAGAGGTGGAGGATCCGGTGAGTGATAGACAGGCACTTTCAGATATTCTGCTCCATGTATTGCCTCTGGCTACGAGGGCACTTACTAATGCCCTGTTAACGCTTCCTTTTTGTTGCTCTACAGCCCCGCTACTTGCTGAAGTTTGAGCAGATCTACCTTTCAAAACCCACTCACTGGGAAAGAGATGGAGCCCCGTCGCCTATGATGCCCAACGAGGCCAGACTCAGGAACCTTACGTAAGTTTGCTCATTTTGGGCCATACTTTTATCACAATAAATCTCCCTTGCACATCATTTGCAACCTTCAGTGCTGACTAGGGCCACATCTGTATTATACAGGTACTCTGCTCCACTGTACGTGGACATCACCAAGACCATCATCAAGGAGGGTGAGGACCAGCTGCAGACCCAGCACCAGAAGACCTTCATTGGCAAGATCCCGATCATGCTGCGCTCCACCTACTGTCTGCTCAGCGGCCTGACAGACCGTGATCTGTGTGAGCTCAACGAGTGCCCACTGGACCCCGGGGGCTACTTCATCATCAATGGGTCAGAGAAggtaaaaggagagagaaagtagaggGTGGACTTCAGGGCAGATTCCTGGTCTTGATTCTATGTTTTaatcagggttggggagtaacataTTATGAagaaactgtaatccgttatgttaccagaaaaaatattgtaatcagatgacagatacttaaaaaaaaaaagattgtttTTAGTCATTCTGAAAAGATGTTTGTGTAAAAAATCTAGGACACTTTCCTGTTTTATCAATgatattcaaatcagcattgaaaaaaggtgcaagtttaGGTTTGTTCCGCCTGAGTGAGTCTGGCCACAAGTcaaagaccactatgatgacacactaaATGCATTTGAAGGATCGCAGGAAAAAAGCAAGAATAGGCTTTTGTAAgctactgtgccttcagaaagtattcacgctagaggtcgaccgattaatcggaatggccgatttaattagggccgatttcaagttttcataacaatcggaaatcggtatttttggatgccgatttttattttatttatatatatatatatatataatttgtaaaaaaaaaaaatatatatatattttttagacctttatttaactaggcaagtcagttaagaacacattcttattttcaatgacggcctaggaacggtgggttaactgccttgttcaggggcagaatgacagattttgaccttgtcagctcggggattcaatcttgcaaccttacggttaactagtccaacgctccaaccacctgctttacattgcacttcacgaggagcctgcctgttacacgaatgcagtaagaagccaaggtaaattgctagctagcattaaacttatctttataaaaaacaatcaatcaatcataatcactagttaactacacatggttggtgatattactagtttatctagcctgtcctgcgttgcatataatcgcttaggtacacgttgctccaaccataaacatcaatgcctttcttaaaatcaatacacaagtatatatttttaaacctgcatatttagttaatattgcctgctaacatgaatttcttttaactagggaaaatgtgtcacttctcttgcaaacagagtcagggtatatgcagcagtttgggccgcctggctcgttgcgaactaatttgccagaatttttcgtaattatgacataacattgaaggttgtgcaatgtaacaggaatatttagacttagggatgccacccgttagataaaatacagaacggttccgtatttcactgacaggaaaaacgttttgttttcgagatgatagtttctggattcgaccatattaatgacctaaggctcgtgtttctgtgtgttattatgttataattaagtttaTTATTTGATAgaacagtctgactgagcgatggtaggcagcagcagactcgtaagcgttcattcaaacagcactttcgtgcttttgccagcagcccttcgcaatgcattgcgctgtttatgacttcaagcctgtcaactcccaagattaggctggtgtaaccgatgtgaaatggctagctagttagcggggtgcgcgctaatagcgtttcaaacgtcactcgctctgagacttggagtagttgttccccttgctctgcatgggtaccgctgcttcgagggtggctgttgtcgatgtgttcctggttcgagcccaggtaggagtgaggagagggacggaagctatactgttacactggcaatactaaagtgcctataagaacatccaatagtcaaaggtatatgaaatacaaatcgtatagagagaaatagtcctataattcctataataactacaacctaaaacttcttacctgggaatattgaagactcatgttaaaaggaaccaccagctttcatatgttctcatgttctgagcaaggaacttaaacgttagctttttttacatggcacatattgtacttttactttcttctccaacactttgtttttgcattatttaaaccaaattgaacatgtttcattatttatttgaggctaaattgattttattgatgtattatattaagttaaaataactgttcattcagtattgttgtaattgtcattattacaaataaataaatttaaaaaatcggctgattaatcggcATCAGCTTTctctggtcctccaataatcggtatcggcggtgaaaaatcataatcagtcgacctctaattcatgccccttgactttttccacgttttgttgtgttacagcctgaatttaaaattgattcaattgagattttgtgtcactggcctacacacaataccccataatgtcaatgtggaattatgcttttagaaatgtttacaaattaattaaaaatcacaAGCTGAaattagtcaataagtattcaacccctttgttatggcaaacctaaataagttcaggacaaAACGTGTgcttaagttgcatggactctgtgtgcaatagtagTGTTTAACGTGATTTACTTAATCTCTGTATCACACACATAAATTATCTGTAAATCGAGCAGGGAATTTCATACACGGATTCAACcagaaagaccagggaggttttccaatgcctcactaagatgggcacctattggtagattaaaataaaaagcagacattaaatttccctttgagcatggtgacatTATTTATTATGCTTtggatcaatacacccagtcgctacaaagatacaggcgtccttcctaactccgttACCCGAGAGGAAAGAAACCACTTAGGGATTTCAGCatcaggccaatggtgactttaaaacagttacagagtgtaaTGGTTGTAAttggagaactgaggatggatcaacaacattatagttactctacataatgtaaagatatagcctaatcgtattattatatgtagtagaaagcaatgggttagaagaagcctacataaccaacccataaagtaaaatgcaacATCTATTTATGGCCAGCTATGTGAACTCTAAcactgatttatcctgcaattgGGAATATTCATTtttgtcttctaatgcctcttaagggaaaAGTAatctgaaagtaatcagattgtTACTGAGTttaggtaatccaaaagttatgttactgattacaattttggacaggtaactagtaaactgtaacagattacattaagAAAGGAACCTAACCAACCCTGGTTTTAATGAGTGAGCAGTAACACAAGCTTTTGCAATTGAGCTATTGATAGCAATTGCCTTGTTTGGTTTGCAGGTCTTGATCGCCCAGGAGAAGATGGCCACGAACACAGTGTACGTCTTCGCCAAGAAGGACTCAAAGTATGCGTACACAGGGGAGTGCCGCTCCTGCCTGGA
This genomic window contains:
- the noa1 gene encoding nitric oxide-associated protein 1 yields the protein MIQLYSFVKMYKLLQVPLRELVTCKCSRHLSVPCRSVKHRTKWISSPALPRQYTSVFGGSGFHQALPFVLNDTWMTRFYSTARGASGETQELGKNVKNQGTHASIEPEKEEEFVFMDYIEPEDSHVDQLRGQLHVNAVPMISKEDKRLPPRSGSEKQQRTLEQQLRSLKDGTVTKLETVSPDSLIEFYDVGFPLKETSKKKKLKGQQRIYGTPDMEEPLSDTCCNGCGAVMHCIAPDVAGYLPSEKYKLLLEEDELKRAICQRCYLLTHHQKALTVKMSKEEYRDIVRRVKSEKALVLLIVDLLDIPDSIVPDLLELVGENKHIVVLGNKVDLLPGDSENYLQRIKRQLSMYCADVGISSDNIKDAHLISAKTGYGIENLISSLQRSWKYKGDVYLVGTANAGKSTLFNSLLESDYCKSRASDVIHKATISPWPGTTLNLLKFPIINPTPYRMFRRSERLQSASKQTESDLSPQELKRLEQFSKQGYLVGRIGRTFRTNIESNRGLIEFDPDSLAYGEDMIDKERDCTLSNPSTEVDLTLNELKDAHWLYDTPGIMKEHDVLDLLTEQEVKLVVPTQAIVPRTFVLKPGMSLFLGALGRIDYLQGEKSCWFSVIASNRVPIHITSLDKADSIYQKHAGQILLGVPMGGEERMKEFPPLVSQDFELKGQGYQKASADIKFSSAGWVAVTGVEGNSLLLRAHAPVGAGLSLRSPPLLPNIVNLKGERIKKSVAYKTRKPQALVDTSMSYKGAERLKVKKKK